One Odontesthes bonariensis isolate fOdoBon6 chromosome 17, fOdoBon6.hap1, whole genome shotgun sequence genomic window carries:
- the atg2b gene encoding autophagy-related protein 2 homolog B isoform X1, with translation MPWPFSESIKKRACRYLLHRYLGNFLQEKLSLDQLSLDLYQGTGSLAQVPLDKCSLNELLETADAPFEVIAGFIQAISLTVPWAALLQENCALEVKGLEMVLRPRPRVASGVEPMYWSSFMTSSMQLAKECLSQKLTDDMGESFQPFEGLEKFAETIETVLRRVKVTFVDTVLRVEHIPENSKTGIALEIRIKKIVYCDETGEESSNVNVHQPTTFAHKNVQMEGIAVFWDEFSDVSRGCKSSPTPSEMEPKLSPSWNPKIICEPHPQFSEPPSSTTHFEPVQVGSISGKIELSLTLKNNLALPGAKLDVVGHIDKLIILLSPRQVHLLLDLFGAFSGGGAQEWSKDRKSRPIQQEDEYRLHMELNRYLKKDTTVPGTDPDLFESQTTRTVSSRDDVFFSMADMDMSHSLSSLPPLGEPPTVDLDLSLNSNYSASPRESPSGNPAALWDDYMDVPRQREKLTSETPVQSRDSQFPQKLLRQTSHPSKTHGDESRPELVLRLSLSSFAVSVLHIDPLPPPHAAPSPLGPIAAHFFSTVGPGQLSPDAFLQSRTVFNQACPHDHLRFVGQGLKIKYEHCQGSSLRTFSTDISLNNMEFVECLFPSEVLFGGSQRGIQYTELLTFDTTASADAPLTTCLHLLYKQAERRGPQGGQVRLSTIPRKAEIQVELGPVRSELDISIVDRLNSLLQPQKLVTTEMMASHMYASYNKHVSLHKAFTEVFLDDTHTPSNCHVSLTVNAPVLAIAVRFPIPDLRSDQERGPWFKKSLQKEILFLELEDLEVKTEFMGGSSPDQTKMELTFNKLTGKFQEEPDQPAARFLRVSHTMDGDMTTSESVKFDWPRVVLKMNPTAVHSILERVTVEDDEGAEDHSLEEEEEEGAAHSLKDVCDFGKPEPSPFSSRRVMYENEEMIIPGDVAEMTEFQEKTMNSSRFVLELCFPNVQLSLPSKPFYEKLHNRINNDLLLWEPTAPSPVETVESMPYGVGLSVASQLINTYSKDSFSQFRSTGPEEETSGSEEENMLYYSPSSDVGFRSRKKKKPKAHSKTSQSLFSVILSVNHGLVALQTKAKKEDKTELKNKHGEFWMEVKNAVLFSVTQYEGHKDQHYICFHTSSICMYHQGLVDGGTCVSDIKLPCRTHPHWLEPTIYQSETAPERSSTPSEGIGLEARSMVSVAVKISSQNAERNIKEFLVAVGVRGATLQHRVVPPSLGWYDQIVDFLNVSDEPVLGYAPPTSVTTLHLHLWSCSLDYRPLYLPLRSLVVIETFSISSSVSLDNSSSTLRIILDEAALFLSDKSNAVSVNLVRDYVQVVDMGTLELRITAVKPGADGKLSEPRFELRCSSDVIHIRTCSDSCAALMNLIQYVASYGDLMPPAEPEAKHRSTTQRSKAEVPCRPPSQTPLLAETEQQMLQDLMSEAMEETDGQQAPGLQQNGAHEEQIYDHDPPRSDLFLFPDESGNVNQDLSPTYPMLPSPLITPAPTLAQETDDFCILETPGSRGEDRDQEPVVKLLSSDPVEIKHDHFSQPLEGSDSSRGAMNFPIPEVRYLIKEISVIWHLYGGKDFGSGPCTVSPARSRGSTPHSSPSQTPVRHARKSGRAGGGRGRNPDVLMEIQLSKVRFQHEVYPQPHMAPRSAVDQPVSRQMFVVQDLEIRDRLATSQMNKFLYFYSSKEMPRKAHSNMLTVKALHTCPESGQAPPECCLRVSLMPLRLNVDQDALFFLKDFFSSLATEVEFFSPPVQEAVCVTTKKAAAPEISCSFSKHTASSQDAAPIISVPAQRQMSHNGFPASSREEANDSEASASPFTDQPIFFREFRFTSEVPIRLDYHGKHVSMDQGTFAGIIFGLTQLNCSELKLRQLCYRQGLLGVDKLFSYAINEWLNDIKTNQLQGILSGVAPIHTLVKLVHGLRDLVWLPIEQYRKDGRIVRGFQRGTASFGTSTAMAALELTNRMVRTIQAAAETAYDMVSPVPDERDTKRVKRYSHYGLAHQPVDLREGVAKAYTVVKEGITDTALTIYDTATREHEQRGMTGAVGGVLRQLPPAVVKPLIMATEATSNVLGGMRNQIHPDARQEESQKWRQGEE, from the exons ATGCCTTGGCCCTTTTCAGAGTCGATCAAGAAGCGGGCCTGCAGATACCTCCTGCATCGCTACCTTGGCAACTTCCTGCAGGAGAAGCTAAGCTTGGATCAGCTCAGTCTTGATCTTTATCAAGGCACCGGGTCCCTTGCACAAGTGCCACTGGATAAATGT TCACTCAATGAACTCCTGGAGACGGCAGATGCACCCTTTGAGGTAATCGCTGGGTTCATCCAGGCAATTTCTCTGACTGTCCCGTGGGCAGCACTGCTGCAGGAAAACTGTGCCCTCGAGGTCAAGGGTTTGGAGATGGTGCTCAGGCCAAGACCAAGAGTTG CATCTGGCGTTGAGCCCATGTACTGGTCCAGTTTCATGACGAGCAGCATGCAGCTCGCCAAGGAGTGCCTGAGTCAGAAACTCACTGATGATATGGGAGAGAGCTTCCAGCCTTTTGAAGGATTAGAGAAGTTTGCAGAGACAATAGAGACAG TTCTGAGAAGAGTAAAAGTGACATTTGTGGACACTGTTCTTAGAGTTGAACACATTCCAGAAAATTCTAAAACTGGAATCGCTCTTGAGATTCGAATCAAGAA gaTTGTGTACTGCGATGAAACGGGGGAGGAGAGTTCAAATGTAAACGTGCATCAGCCAACAACGTTTGCACATAAAAACGTGCAGATGGAAGGAATCGCTGTATTCTGGGATGAGTTCTCGGATGTGTCTCGTGGTTGCAAATCTTCACCCACTCCGTCG GAAATGGAGCCAAAGCTTTCCCCCAGCTGGAATCCAAAAATCATTTGTGAGCCTCATCCACAGTTCTCAGAGCCGCCATCCTCCACAACACACTTTGAGCCGGTGCAAGTTGGAAGCATCAGTGGTAAAATAGAGTTGTCCCTaacgctaaaaaacaacctagcTCTGCCTGGAGCAAAG CTGGATGTTGTTGGACATATTGATAAGCTGATTATTCTACTGTCACCACGGCAAGTTCATCTTCTCTTGGACTTGTTTGGCGCTTTCTCTGGTGGAG GTGCTCAGGAGTGGAGTAAGGATAGAAAAAGTCGTCCGATACAGCAGGAAGATGAGTATCGGCTCCATATGGAACTGAACCGGTATCTAAAGAAGGACACTACTGTGCCAGGAACAGACCCCGACCTCTTTGAGAGCCAGACCACCAGAACTGTGTCGAGTCGAG ATGATGTGTTCTTCTCCATGGCGGACATGGACATGTCTCACAGCTTGTCATCCCTCCCTCCTCTGGGTGAACCCCCCACAGTTGACTTGGACTTGTCACTCAACAGTAACTATTCTGCCTCCCCCAGAGAGTCTCCTTCAGGAAATCCAGCA GCTCTGTGGGATGATTATATGGATGTGCCACGACAACGGGAGAAGCTGACTAGCGAAACTCCCGTCCAGTCACGGGATTCACAGTTCCCTCAGAAACTATTGAGACAGACTT cccaTCCATCCAAAACCCATGGGGATGAGTCAAGGCCAGAGCTGGTGTTGAGGTTGTCGCTGAGCAGCTTTGCTGTCTCAGTCCTCCACATTGATCCGCTGCCACCACCTCATGCTGCTCCCAGCCCACTTGGCCCAATCGCTGCGCACTTCTTCAGCACGGTTGGGCCAGGCCAGCTTTCCCCAGATGCTTTCCTTCAGTCCCGGACAGTGTTTAATCAGGCTTGTCCCCATGACCACCTCAG GTTTGTTGGCCAGGGTCTGAAGATAAAGTATGAGCACTGCCAGGGATCCAGCCTGCGGACTTTTAGCACCGATATCTCCCTTAACAATATGGAGTTTGTGGAGTGTCTGTTCCCCTCTGAAGTCCTCTTTGGTGGCTCCCAAAGAGGAATCCAGTACACTGAG CTCCTGACATTTGACACCACAGCCAGTGCTGATGCGCCGCTTACCACCTGCCTTCACCTGCTTTACAAACAAGCTGAGCGCAGAGGTCCTCAG GGCGGCCAAGTGCGTCTTAGCACCATTCCAAGGAAAGCTGAGATCCAGGTGGAGCTGGGCCCCGTGCGCTCTGAGCTGGACATCAGCATTGTAGATCGTCTCAACTCACTGCTGCAGCCTCAGAAACTAGTTACTACAGAGATGATGGCCTCCCACATGTATGCATCTTACAATAAACACGTCAGCTTG CACAAAGCCTTTACAGAGGTTTTCCTTGATGACACCCATACACCCTCCAACTGCCACGTGTCGTTGACCGTTAATGCGCCGGTGCTGGCCATTGCTGTGCGCTTCCCCATCCCTGACCTGCGTTCAGATCAGGAGAGAGGCCCATGGTTCAAGAAGTCTCTGCAGAAAGAAATCCTTTTTTTGGAGCTGGAGGACCTCGAAGTAAAAACGGAGTTCATGGGTGGCAGCTCACCTGACCAAACCAAAATGGAGCTCACGTTCAACAAACTTACTG GGAAGTTCCAGGAAGAGCCGGATCAACCGGCTGCCCGTTTCCTCAGAGTGTCCCACACCATGGACGGAGACATGACGACGTCTGAAAGTGTCAAATTTGACTGGCCGAG GGTTGTGCTGAAGATGAACCCGACTGCCGTCCATTCAATCCTCGAGCGTGTGACAGTTGAAGATGATGAAGGGGCGGAGGACCATTCCcttgaggaagaagaggaggaaggggCTGCTCATTCTTTGAAGGATGTGTGCGACTTTGGGAAACCAGAGCCGTCACCCTTTTCTTCTCGTAGAGTTATGTATGAGAATGAGGAG ATGATCATTCCTGGCGATGTTGCTGAGATGACAGAGTTCCAGGAAAAAACAATGAACAGCTCTCGGTTTGTCCTGGAGTTGTGCTTCCCCAACGTGCAGTTATCGCTCCCCAGCAAGCCATTCTATGAAAAACTACACAACAG GATCAATAATGACCTGTTGCTGTGGGAGCCCACTGCTCCTTCCCCGGTGGAGACCGTAGAGAGCATGCCTTACGGAGTCGGACTTTCTGTTGCCAGTCAGTTGATCAACACTTACTCCAAGGACAGTTTTAGCCAGTTTCGCTCTACTGGTCCTGAGG AGGAGACCAGTGGCTCTGAGGAGGAAAATATGCTCTACTACTCTCCTTCCTCTGATGTGGGCTTTAGATCTCGAAAGAAGAAAAAGCCCAAAGCCCACAGTAAGACTTCCCAGAGCCTTTTTTCTGTCATCCTCAGTGTCAATCATGGCCTGGTGGCTCTTCAGACCAAGGCCAAG AAGGAAGATAAAACTgagctgaaaaacaaacacGGCGAGTTCTGGATGGAGGTGAAAAATGCTGTTTTGTTCAGCGTCACACAGTACGAAGGCCACAAGGATCAACACTACATCTGCTTTCATACCAGTAGCATTTGCATGTACCACCAAG GACTCGTAGACGGAGGCACTTGTGTCTCGGACATCAAGTTGCCATGCAGGACACATCCCCACTGGCTGGAGCCGACCATTTACCAATCAGAGACTGCTCCAGAACGATCCTCAACACCCTCGGAGGGTATTGGTCTGGAGGCACGCAGCATGGTGTCTGTCGCTGTCAAAATCTCATCACAGAATGCAGAACGCAACATCAAG GAGTTTCTGGTTGCAGTTGGAGTGAGAGGAGCCACACTCCAACACAGAGTGGTCCCTCCCAGCTTGGGCTGGTATGACCAG ATTGTCGACTTTCTGAATGTTTCTGATGAACCTGTGCTGGGTTATGCCCCTCCTACGTCTGTCACCACCCTACATTTACACCTATGGAGCTGCTCTTTAGACTACAG ACCCCTTTACCTACCACTCAGATCGCTGGTGGTCATAGAAACATTCAGCATCTCCAGCAGTGTCTCTTTAGACAATTCTTCATCAACGTTACG GATTATTTTGGATGAAGCTGCTCTTTTCCTCTCAGACAAGAGTAATGCTGTATCTGTTAACCTAGTGCGTG ACTATGTTCAAGTGGTAGACATGGGAACTCTGGAGCTGAGGATTACAGCTGTCAAACCTGGAGCAGATGGAAAGTTG TCGGAGCCCAGATTTGAACTGCGCTGCTCCAGTGACGTGATTCACATAAGAACATGTTCGGACTCTTGTGCTGCGCTAATGAACCTCATCCAGTATGTGGCCAGCTATGGAGACCTAATGCCCCCAGCAGAACCGGAGGCCAAGCACAGAAGCACCACACAGAGAAGCAAG GCGGAGGTTCCTTGCAGGCCACCGTCTCAGACCCCGCTGCTTGCTGAGACTGAGCAGCAGATGCTGCAGGATCTGATGAGTGAAGCTATGGAGGAGACCGATGGACAGCAAGCACCCGGACTGCAGCAGAATG GTGCTCATGAGGAGCAGATTTATGACCATGACCCACCTCGCTCTGACCTGTTCCTGTTCCCTGATGAGAGTGGGAATGTTAACCAAGATTTAAGTCCCACCTACCCCATGCTTCCTTCTCCTCTCATCACGCCTGCTCCTACTCTGGCCCAAGAGACGGATGACTTCTGCATCTTGGAAACTCCTGGTTCCAGAGGAGAG GATCGAGACCAGGAGCCTGTGGTAAAGCTGCTGAGCTCAGATCCAGTGGAAATCAAGCACGATCATTTCAGTCAGCCTCTGGAAGGGAGTGACTCCAGCCGGGGAGCCATGAATTTTCCCATCCCTGAGGTTCGCTACCTCATCAAGGAGATCTCAGTCATCTGGCATCTTTATGGGGGAAAAGACTTTGGAAGTGGGCCTTGCACAGTCTCTCCTGCCAGAAGCCGGGG ATCTACACCTCATAGCTCCCCGTCTCAAACTCCAGTCAGACATGCAAGAAAGTCAGGGCGGGCAGGAGGTGGAAGGGGAAGGAACCCTGATGTCCTGATGGAGATCCAACTCAGCAAG GTGAGATTTCAGCATGAGGTGTACCCGCAGCCTCACATGGCCCCTCGTTCTGCTGTGGACCAGCCAGTGTCCCGACAGATGTTTGTTGTGCAGGATTTAGAGATTCGAGACAGACTGGCTACTTCACAGATGAACAAGTTCCTCTACTTCTACTCTAGCAAGGAAATGCCGCGAAAAGCCCATTCTAACATG TTGACAGTTAAGGCACTACATACATGTCCTGAGTCAGGCCAGGCTCCCCCGGAGTGCTGCTTACGTGTCTCCTTGATGCCTCTGCGCCTCAATGTTGATCAG GATGCACTATTCTTCTTGAAGGACTTTTTCAGTAGTCTTGCTACTGAAGTTGAGTTTTTCTCACCTCCTGTTCAAGAAG CTGTCTGTGTCACCACAAAGAAAGCAGCTGCCCCAGAGATCTCCTGCAGCTTCTCTAAGCACACTGCTAGCAGCCAGGACGCGGCCCCGATTATTTCAGTTCCTGCTCAAAGGCAAATGAGCCACAACGGTTTCCCCGCATCCAGCAGGGAGGAAGCGAATGACAGCGAAGCCTCTGCTTCTCCCTTCACAGACCAGCCAATCTTCTTTAG GGAGTTTAGATTTACCTCTGAGGTTCCCATTCGGTTGGACTACCATGGGAAGCACGTGTCGATGGACCAG GGAACATTTGCAGGAATCATCTTCGGGTTGACGCAGCTGAATTGTTCAGAGTTGAAACTGAGGCAGTTATGCTACAGACAGGG ATTACTTGGCGTGGATAAGCTGTTTTCTTATGCAATAAACGAGTGGCTGAATGACATAAAGACAAACCAGCTTCAAGGAATTCTAAGTGGTGTGGCACCTATTCACACTCTGGTGAAACTGG TTCACGGACTCAGGGACTTGGTGTGGCTCCCCATTGAGCAGTACAGGAAGGATGGTCGGATAGTGCGTGGATTTCAACGCGGCACTGCCTCCTTTGGAACCTCGACTGCTATGGCTGCTCTGGAGCTCACAAACAGGATGGTGCGGACCATCCAG GCAGCAGCTGAGACGGCCTACGACATGGTGTCTCCAGTACCCGATGAGAGAGACACAAAGCGGGTGAAACGGTACTCCCATTATGGCCTGGCTCATCAGCCTGTTGACCTGAGAGAAGGCGTGGCCAAAGCCTACACCGTGGTGAAAGAG GGTATCACAGACACTGCGTTGACCATCTACGACACAGCCACACGGGAGCACGAGCAGCGCGGGATGACGGGAGCAGTGGGGGGAGTTCTCCGTCAGCTGCCGCCAGCAGTGGTCAAGCCACTCATTATGGCCACTGAAGCCACATCTAACGTCTTGGGTGGGATGAGGAACCAGATTCACCCCGACGCACGTCAGGAGGAGTCTCAGAAATGGAGGCAGGGTGAGGAGTAA